In one Chitinophaga sancti genomic region, the following are encoded:
- a CDS encoding eCIS core domain-containing protein, which produces MNKVAPTSISTPAKKESPFFDKEGGEDFFSDTGFFSGVQRCAACDEQEKLQKEEEKTEEEEDAPVQTKLSVGAPDDVYEKEADHVADQVIQRQPVKSIQTLQKKGDGSSLAPAGVESGLETSKSSGHPLPSEVQQDMGAAMGADFSGVRIHTDSKAVEMNKDLHAQAFTHGNHIYFNSGKYNPAHSSGQHLLAHELTHTVQQGAAGKNINLLSADEQTSYANDVYDALDGWTSSNDSAIILSKFQGLGQNDVDAILNSVAAKADQDVMYVYDWLSSDCVTSDWKALLRIFIQVQSTQISELIAKEVLSRLNGWTSDNDSKEIRELLTGPTGGALDNILSEMETQGDSLPDDMTVFLFGDLQDMDAHNLSLAFFGSGSVRALQYATYWYAYKIKNLISGFTSIRDSNSILENFRRLPNHMACVAVYARLGELTQAEWNETASFSLMDDMQQGDYNTLRNDLLPELPVYSIERNFLRRAWDFITDVGDYLIGFVEYVVCGVAGIIVGIFDAVASIISGVVDLAAGIMHFCGWLLFKASGGAICRDSADKVNEFLTSIGQAFGAPGEMISRMWEETKLEASLIEGPFEECQLAIFWMRRVTNFVVNIILLFVAGYGAVKAALEAIETIKTISTFGEFLTKVGQVPIRILRSMRQLPASLASGAARIVNTIRNIDQIIATVRTTIGFIRLAVADENFFTNLRAAGTELARERLAAERDFWRRRREIWRGSADAQETRLGGIENATDDAVATADTNRQAAEAQIAEAETNANATKTAADATEAEVRTGQPNNQGNTPLTPDVPNAEALAWERSLSPETRAMLDADPELRRMWHNMDPDVRRALTFCNSPCIPVNISPENLTKVHNLINRLNLSADDRALREYLHMFRDNQADLSNAIDALNGVTNGTELQQFMDNRLISAIEAGSSGVRLRRGAGGLWEYTRADGAVIREFEFNTHGFLTDNRGTRNFFQSHHGIQDAWARERFDGLGVYRRDDAPALLLRTRNFAEGSRGTPHGLINDLQGARRPTIATRTFAEERAFLVSDMNAVGVPAGVQGPYLAEVDAYFGRIYNTLRNTLTNDQLTAIFGTWTP; this is translated from the coding sequence ATGAATAAAGTAGCTCCTACATCTATATCTACCCCTGCAAAGAAAGAGAGTCCCTTTTTTGATAAAGAAGGTGGAGAGGACTTCTTTTCGGATACAGGGTTCTTCAGTGGCGTACAAAGATGTGCAGCATGCGATGAACAGGAAAAATTGCAGAAAGAGGAAGAAAAAACCGAAGAAGAAGAAGACGCTCCTGTTCAAACCAAACTAAGTGTTGGGGCACCAGATGATGTTTACGAAAAAGAAGCAGATCATGTGGCTGACCAGGTTATACAGCGTCAACCTGTTAAAAGTATCCAAACCCTGCAAAAGAAAGGAGACGGCTCTTCCCTGGCTCCAGCCGGGGTAGAATCAGGTCTTGAAACCAGCAAAAGTAGTGGCCACCCACTTCCTTCCGAGGTACAACAGGATATGGGTGCAGCTATGGGTGCGGATTTTAGTGGTGTGCGGATTCACACGGACAGCAAGGCGGTGGAGATGAACAAGGACCTGCATGCACAAGCCTTTACGCACGGCAATCATATTTACTTTAACAGTGGGAAATACAATCCTGCGCATAGTAGCGGGCAACACTTGCTGGCCCATGAGCTGACACATACTGTTCAACAGGGTGCAGCCGGTAAAAATATTAACCTGCTCAGTGCTGATGAACAAACCAGCTACGCCAACGACGTTTACGATGCCCTCGATGGCTGGACCTCCAGCAATGACAGCGCCATCATCCTTTCGAAATTCCAGGGCCTGGGGCAAAATGATGTCGATGCCATCCTGAATAGCGTTGCTGCGAAAGCAGACCAGGATGTAATGTACGTATACGACTGGCTCAGCTCCGACTGCGTTACGTCCGACTGGAAAGCCCTGCTCCGCATCTTCATCCAGGTACAATCTACCCAGATCAGTGAACTCATTGCCAAAGAAGTACTGAGCCGCCTGAATGGCTGGACCTCTGACAACGACAGCAAAGAGATCAGAGAACTGCTCACCGGCCCCACAGGTGGTGCGCTGGACAATATTCTCTCCGAAATGGAGACACAGGGAGATTCCCTGCCTGATGATATGACCGTTTTCCTCTTTGGGGATTTGCAGGATATGGATGCTCATAACCTGTCGCTGGCATTCTTTGGCAGTGGCAGTGTAAGAGCCTTACAATATGCCACCTACTGGTATGCGTATAAAATCAAAAACCTCATCTCTGGTTTCACCAGCATCCGGGATAGCAATTCTATATTAGAGAACTTCCGCCGCCTGCCCAATCATATGGCTTGCGTGGCGGTCTATGCCAGGCTCGGGGAACTGACCCAGGCAGAATGGAACGAAACGGCTTCCTTCTCCCTCATGGACGATATGCAGCAGGGCGATTACAATACTTTGCGCAATGATCTCCTGCCGGAGTTACCGGTTTACAGCATTGAAAGGAATTTCCTGCGCCGGGCCTGGGATTTCATCACAGACGTTGGAGATTACCTGATTGGTTTCGTGGAATATGTGGTCTGCGGGGTAGCCGGTATCATAGTAGGCATCTTCGATGCCGTTGCAAGCATTATAAGCGGCGTTGTTGACCTTGCGGCAGGCATCATGCACTTCTGCGGCTGGTTACTTTTTAAAGCCAGTGGCGGGGCTATATGCAGGGATTCTGCGGATAAGGTGAATGAATTCCTTACCTCCATTGGACAGGCCTTTGGAGCACCCGGTGAAATGATCTCCCGGATGTGGGAAGAAACAAAACTGGAAGCCTCCCTGATCGAAGGACCTTTTGAAGAATGTCAGCTCGCCATCTTCTGGATGAGAAGGGTGACGAATTTTGTCGTGAATATCATCTTGCTCTTCGTAGCTGGTTATGGAGCTGTCAAAGCTGCCCTTGAAGCTATTGAAACTATTAAGACCATCAGCACCTTTGGCGAATTCCTGACCAAGGTAGGACAGGTACCTATCCGCATCCTGCGCAGTATGCGGCAATTGCCTGCCAGCCTGGCCTCCGGGGCAGCAAGGATTGTAAACACCATTCGTAATATCGATCAGATCATTGCAACAGTTCGCACTACGATCGGCTTTATCCGGCTGGCTGTAGCTGATGAAAACTTCTTTACCAATCTGCGGGCTGCAGGTACGGAACTAGCCAGGGAAAGGCTGGCCGCTGAAAGAGATTTTTGGCGCAGGCGCCGGGAAATATGGCGGGGCAGTGCCGATGCACAGGAAACCCGCCTGGGAGGCATAGAAAACGCCACCGACGATGCTGTAGCTACCGCTGATACCAACAGGCAGGCCGCCGAAGCGCAGATTGCAGAAGCGGAAACCAACGCCAATGCGACCAAAACTGCCGCCGATGCTACCGAAGCCGAAGTAAGAACCGGGCAGCCGAATAATCAGGGCAATACTCCTCTTACCCCTGATGTACCGAACGCTGAAGCCCTGGCATGGGAACGAAGCCTCAGTCCTGAAACACGTGCCATGCTGGATGCCGATCCTGAACTCCGCAGGATGTGGCATAACATGGACCCGGATGTACGCCGTGCACTCACATTTTGTAATTCACCCTGTATCCCGGTTAACATCTCTCCGGAGAACCTGACCAAGGTACATAACCTCATCAACAGGCTGAATTTGTCTGCTGACGATCGGGCACTCCGGGAATACCTGCATATGTTCAGGGATAACCAGGCAGACCTCTCCAATGCCATCGATGCACTGAATGGTGTTACGAACGGCACAGAATTGCAGCAGTTCATGGATAATCGCCTGATTTCGGCCATTGAAGCAGGATCATCGGGTGTCAGGCTCCGCAGAGGTGCCGGCGGACTTTGGGAATATACCAGGGCGGATGGTGCCGTGATCCGTGAATTTGAATTCAATACCCACGGTTTCCTAACTGATAACAGGGGAACCAGGAACTTCTTCCAGTCGCACCACGGGATCCAGGATGCATGGGCCAGGGAACGCTTTGACGGCCTGGGTGTGTATCGAAGAGACGATGCCCCGGCATTGTTACTGAGAACACGTAACTTTGCCGAAGGTAGCAGGGGTACACCACATGGATTGATCAATGACCTGCAGGGTGCACGAAGGCCCACCATAGCTACCCGCACCTTTGCAGAAGAAAGAGCCTTCCTGGTCAGTGATATGAATGCAGTAGGCGTACCTGCCGGCGTACAGGGCCCCTACCTCGCAGAAGTGGATGCATATTTCGGAAGGATCTACAATACGCTCCGTAATACTTTAACCAATGATCAGCTGACTGCCATCTTTGGCACCTGGACCCCATAA
- a CDS encoding ParA family protein, translating to MPIISIAIQKGGAGKTTTTINLGAALARAGKKVLLVDADPQANLSQSAGVPAAPAQNLYTELKREMSGEGSQIKDAIINIKEGLDIVPSSIELAGAELELVSVYGREQVLSWLVQPIATAYDFILIDCPHAVGMLTVNALVCSDYVLIPLPAEFLPLKGVYSFMQHFQNIRKKLNPKLNLLGMVLTRFDERKTMNQQVRQELTEKYKGSVFGTVIRTNMQLAKAQEAGKDIFSYDPQANGAKDYARLATELLSKLY from the coding sequence ATGCCAATTATTTCCATAGCCATCCAAAAGGGAGGCGCGGGCAAAACCACTACCACGATTAATCTCGGCGCTGCCCTGGCAAGAGCAGGGAAGAAAGTATTATTAGTGGATGCCGATCCGCAGGCGAATCTCTCGCAATCAGCAGGTGTGCCGGCAGCGCCAGCGCAAAACCTGTATACTGAATTAAAAAGAGAAATGTCAGGCGAAGGTAGTCAGATCAAAGATGCTATTATCAATATCAAAGAAGGTTTAGATATCGTTCCGTCTTCTATTGAGCTGGCAGGTGCCGAACTGGAACTGGTGAGTGTGTATGGCAGGGAGCAGGTATTGTCCTGGCTCGTACAACCCATTGCCACAGCGTACGATTTCATTCTCATTGATTGTCCGCATGCTGTCGGAATGCTTACCGTCAATGCACTGGTGTGCAGTGACTATGTGCTCATTCCCTTACCAGCGGAGTTTCTGCCATTGAAAGGTGTGTACAGTTTCATGCAACACTTTCAGAACATCCGAAAGAAACTCAATCCAAAACTGAATCTGCTGGGCATGGTGCTCACCCGTTTTGATGAAAGGAAAACAATGAACCAACAAGTAAGACAGGAACTGACGGAAAAATACAAAGGCAGTGTATTCGGTACTGTTATCCGTACCAATATGCAACTGGCCAAGGCCCAGGAAGCAGGCAAAGATATTTTCAGCTATGACCCGCAGGCCAATGGGGCAAAGGATTATGCCCGGCTCGCCACGGAGCTGCTGAGTAAATTGTATTAA
- a CDS encoding SMI1/KNR4 family protein, translating to MSTSNELINMISTQEWDSQNPAAASAIESLEAAFGAIPEDYKALLLFSNGGSLYGKKTPFIVYSVAEVLALFKEKDLYKYIPQSLIFGGDGGGTIYCFDLRPDKGQQVFFIREEDAGYEPNAYSNIVFSGTTLTDTIQRIVNNEKLN from the coding sequence ATGAGTACAAGCAACGAACTGATTAACATGATCAGCACACAGGAATGGGATTCACAAAACCCGGCTGCCGCCAGCGCTATCGAATCACTGGAAGCTGCTTTCGGGGCTATCCCTGAAGACTATAAAGCATTATTACTATTCTCCAACGGTGGTAGTTTGTATGGTAAAAAGACGCCCTTCATTGTTTATTCAGTCGCCGAAGTGCTGGCGCTGTTCAAAGAAAAAGACCTGTATAAATACATTCCCCAGTCACTCATTTTCGGTGGCGATGGCGGAGGCACTATTTATTGTTTTGATCTGCGCCCTGACAAAGGGCAACAGGTATTCTTCATCAGGGAGGAAGATGCAGGCTATGAACCGAATGCGTATAGCAATATCGTGTTCTCCGGCACCACCCTTACTGACACAATTCAGCGCATTGTCAACAATGAAAAGCTTAACTAA